A genomic segment from Odontesthes bonariensis isolate fOdoBon6 chromosome 8, fOdoBon6.hap1, whole genome shotgun sequence encodes:
- the LOC142385814 gene encoding fish-egg lectin-like, with translation MKAVAVFSLFLSCLSLGHGWSCKEAPQQFPAAQIDAGQGKVVLRDIDSRAYFLSGSQWYRLGSVSLKHVSVGVAGIWGVDSDDTVYKYIAGDFVRTTGQSLSQVDAGGVSQIVGVRHNGIYCLEGSAASAFKQVDTLPWSRLPGELTYFSCSPTNTCWGVNSAGSIFYTTLSPTCKKDPWVHVPGNAKMVEVGYDGSVFVVNSSGQVFQRTGISSDTPQGTTWSNIQMCVSVNHLSYDLGHLWIVSKGGIILQCFH, from the exons ATGAAAGCTGTTGCAGTCTTCTCGCTCTTTCTGAGTTGCCTGTCCCTCGGCCATG GCTGGTCCTGCAAAGAGGCCCCTCAGCAGTTTCCAGCAGCACAGATTGATGCTGGACAGGGGAAAGTTGTACTTAGAGACATAGACTCGAGAGCCTATTTCCTGAGTGGATCCCAATGGTACAGACTGGGCTCAGTTTCCCTTAAGCACGTCTCAGTGGGAGTTGCAGGGATCTGGGGGGTAGACAGCGACGACACGGTCTACAAATACATAGCAGGCGATTTTGTTCGAACAACTG GCCAATCCTTAAGCCAGGTGGATGCTGGAGGTGTAAGTCAGATAGTGGGAGTCAGACATAACGGCATCTACTGCCTGGAAGGTAGCGCTGCTTCAGCCTTTAAGCAAGTGGACACTCTGCCTTGGAGTAGGCTGCCAGGGGAATTAACGTATTTCAGCTGCAGCCCAACAAACACATGCTGGGGAGTGAACAGTGCTGGAAGTATCTTCTACACA ACATTATCACCAACATGCAAGAAAGATCCCTGGGTACACGTGCCAGGGAATGCAAAAATGGTTGAAGTTGGGTATGATGGAAGCGTCTTCGTGGTAAATTCAAGTGGCCAAGTCTTCCAAAG AACCGGCATCTCCTCTGACACACCACAGGGCACGACTTGGTCCAACATCCAAATGTGTGTGTCCGTCAACCACTTGAGCTATGACCTGGGCCATCTGTGGATCGTGAGCAAAGGAGGCATCATCCTGCAGTGCTTCCACTAA